Genomic segment of Ewingella sp. CoE-038-23:
TTCAGCCAAAGGCGTCCCGCCCGGCTCGCGGGTGAAGACAATCTCCTCGACGCCGAGTTGGCGAAGTTGGTTTACCACGACGTCGCGCGCCGTGGTTTTACCGGCCCCTTCCAGACCTTCAATAACAATAAACTTACTTTTCATTCTTATTTTTCAATGCCTCGCGATACACACGCACCGCTTTATTGTGATTTTCGAGGTTAGTCGTAAAGGTGTGGCCGCCTTTGCCGTCAGCCACAAAATAGAGGTAATTGGTCGTTGCCGGATGAGCCGCGGCTTCGATCGAGGCTTCGCTCGGCATCGCGATTGGCGATGGCGGCAAACCAGAAATTACATAGGTGTTGTAAGGCGTCGGCGTCTCCAGATCTTTACGGCTGATGTTACCTTTGTAGCTCTCACCCATGCCGTAAATCACCGTGGGGTCAGTCTGCAAGCGCATGCCAATGCGCAAACGGTTGATAAACACCGAAGCCACTTCCGCGCGCTCCTCTTTGACCGCCGTCTCTTTTTCAATAATAGACGCCATGGTCAGCATATCGGTTGGCGTTTTATAAGGCAGTGAATCAGCCCGGCCTTTCCAAATAGTGTCTACCGTCTTCTCCATATGCTGGTGAGCGCGCTTGAGCAGAGACAGGTCAGTCATGCCCGCGGTATAGAGATAAGTATCAGGATAGAGCCAGCCTTCGGCGTTTTTGGTGTCGGTCATGCCCAGCGCGGCGGCAATTTCTTCGCCGGTTTTGCCACTCAATTCATGTTTGAGATAGCCCGCGTTATCCAGCACTTTCATCCAGTCGCTGAGTTTAAAGCCTTCCACCAGACGCACGCTAAACTGCGCCTCTTTGCCACTTCTCAGTAATTCGAGCATTTGGCGAACCGTCATGCCTTTTTCAAAGCGATAGGTCCCAGCTTTGAAATTACTCAGCTCCGGCTCAATGCGCAGCAGCCAAGAGAAGTAGGGATTTTTTTGCATTATCTGGTGCTTCACCAGGAGGGTTTCCAGCACCACGCGGCCCGTACCGGCAGGCAGAGTAAAGATAGTCTCACTACTGACATTGATCGGGCGATCGCCAAAAGTTTTCACTTTATGGTAACCAAAAGCCAGCGCAGCAAGCAGAATGACGATAATAAGAGCAGGGATTTTGAGTTTTTTATTCTTCATAAATGTTCACTTCTGATGCGCTGGTTTAACAAACCTGATGTAAAAAGTCGTTCAAGGTTGACGACGTAAAATGCCAATCTTCAACCTGACGCACCGGCATAAAGGGCATCAGGGCATTACAAATAATCACTTCGTCTGCATCGCTCAGGGTCTGTGGCGGCTCTGAAACAACAGAAACGCTAAACTGGCCACTTTGCTCAAGCAACGCAATAATATGGTTACGCATCACGCCAGACACCCCTGACAGTGACAGATCGGGGGTAAAAACCTTCTCCCCTTTGCGCCAGAAAAGATTGGCGGCACAGCATTCTACCAGCATCCCGGCGGTATCAACCACTAGTGCCTCTTGGGCATCTGTTTGGTCAAGGTGAAGACGTACCATCACCTGCTCGAGGCGGTTAAGATGCTTAATACCGGCTAACAGCGGGTTTTGGCTGAGCGCCACTGGGCTAAGGGCCAGTTTAATGCCTTGTTCGCGCCATGCGTGATAGTGCGCCGGATAATCAGAGGTGGAGATAATTCGCGTCGGCGAGATACAGCCTTGAGGGCTATAGCCCCGACCGCCTACTCCGCGCGTGACCATCACCTTGAGCACAGCTTCGTCGCGCAGGCTGGCGGCGTGGACCATTTCGGCCTCGAGCAATGCCCAATCCACGCCCGTAATCATCAAACGCTCGGTCGCGGCTTTTAGCCGGTCGAGGTGCGCTGACAGCAGCTTTACCTTCCCCTCTGAGATATGGGCCGTTGTAAAGCTGCCGTCGCCAAATTGCGCAGAACGGTCGCCTGCTGGCAGTAAATTGGTCGAGACACCGTTAATCCACATTACTTACTCCCGCTGTGACGCTTGTGAGCCAGTCCCCTGCGAAGCCTGAGGCAGTTCGCTTAGCCTATCAAGTAGAGCATTCCGACTTTATACCGCGAGTATCAGATAACAAAAAGGCCCGAATATCGGGCCTTTCAGACATCTTCAACAGGCTGGAAATATCCCGTCAGACCTTACGGAAGACCAATGAACCATTGGTGCCGCCAAAGCCGAACGAGTTACACAGCGTGTATTCCATATTGCTTACCTGACGAGCTTCGTGCGGCACAAAGTCCAAATCACAACCTTCATCGGGGTTATCCAGGTTGATGGTTGGAGGCACAGCCTGGTCACGCAGCGCCAGCAGGGTAAAGATGGATTCAACCGCGCCCGCCGCGCCCAGCAGGTGGCCGGTCATAGACTTGGTCGAACTCACCAGCACGCGCTGTGCATCAGCACCAAACACCGATTTAACGGCCTGTGCTTCGGCTTTGTCCCCGGCGGCGGTAGAGGTACCGTGCGCGTTGATATAGCCAATTTTAGAGGCGGCAATGCCAGCATCGCGCAACGCATTTTCCATCGCGAGAGCGGCGCCAGCGCCATCCTCAGGAGGAGAGGTCATATGGAATGCGTCGCTGCTCATACCAAAACCAACGATTTCAGCATAAATCTTCGCACCGCGCTTTTTCGCGTGTTCGTACTCTTCCAGCACCATAATGCCAGCGCCATCGCCAAGTACGAAACCATCACGTTCTTTATCCCACGGACGGCTCGCCGCCTGCGGATTATCATTACGCGTAGATAAAGCACGTGCAGCGCCAAAACCGCCAACGCCCAATGGGGTACTGGCCTTTTCGGCACCGCCGGCTAGCATGACGTCGGCATCATCATAAGCAATGATTCGCGCGGCATGACCAATATTGTGAACACCAGAAGTACAAGCTGTGGCAATTGAAATGCTCGGTCCACGTAAGCCAAACATAATGCTCAGATGACCGGCAATCATGTTTACGATAGTGGAAGGAACGAAAAATGGGCTAATTTTGCGGGGTCCGCCGTTAACCAATGAAGTATGGTTTTCTTCGATTAGACCGAGACCGCCAATACCTGAACCTATTGCCGCACCAATTCGCGGGGCGTTTTCGGCAGTGACTTCAAGCCCAGAGTCTTGCATCGCTTGGATGCCGGCAGCAATGCCGTACTGGATGAAGGCGTCCATTTTGCGGGCATCTTTGCGCGAAATGTACTCTTCACAGTTAAAATCTTTTACTAAGCCAGCAAAACGCGTTGCAAAGGCACTAGTATCAAAATGGTCGATTAGGCTAATGCCACTCTGACCGGCAAGGAGAGCGTTCCAAGTGGACTCTACAGTATTGCCGACAGGAGACAGCATGCCAAGTCCAGTCACTACAACTCGACGCTTAGACACGTTGTGTCCTCCAGGGAGGGAAAATTGATACGGTGGGTCAGAAAAAACTTAGGCGGTCGAATGACCGCCTAACTATCTAAACTAAAAGCAGATTAGCTTACTGCTGGCTAGCGTTGATAAAATCAATAGCTGCCTGAACAGTGGTGATCTTTTCAGCTTCTTCGTCAGGGATCTCGGTATCAAACTCTTCTTCCAGAGCCATAACCAGCTCAACGGTGTCGAGAGAATCAGCGCCAAGGTCGTCTACGAAAGACGCAGCATTAACTACTTCTTCCTGTTTAACACCCAGCTGTTCAACGATGATTTTCTTAACGCGTTCTTCGATAGTGCTCATACTCTTAAATTTCCTATCAAAACTCGCTTTCGCGATGGTTTTCGTAGTGTATAAAATGTTGAAAAAGATGCAACTAAATCCCGGCTGGTCAAACCACGAATTTGCTCTATTTTGCGGTTTTTACCGCAAATAACGCAAATAGTTTCGTAATTTTTAAATCATGTACATGCCGCCATTGACATGTAATGTTTCA
This window contains:
- the mltG gene encoding endolytic transglycosylase MltG encodes the protein MKNKKLKIPALIIVILLAALAFGYHKVKTFGDRPINVSSETIFTLPAGTGRVVLETLLVKHQIMQKNPYFSWLLRIEPELSNFKAGTYRFEKGMTVRQMLELLRSGKEAQFSVRLVEGFKLSDWMKVLDNAGYLKHELSGKTGEEIAAALGMTDTKNAEGWLYPDTYLYTAGMTDLSLLKRAHQHMEKTVDTIWKGRADSLPYKTPTDMLTMASIIEKETAVKEERAEVASVFINRLRIGMRLQTDPTVIYGMGESYKGNISRKDLETPTPYNTYVISGLPPSPIAMPSEASIEAAAHPATTNYLYFVADGKGGHTFTTNLENHNKAVRVYREALKNKNEK
- the pabC gene encoding aminodeoxychorismate lyase, with the translated sequence MWINGVSTNLLPAGDRSAQFGDGSFTTAHISEGKVKLLSAHLDRLKAATERLMITGVDWALLEAEMVHAASLRDEAVLKVMVTRGVGGRGYSPQGCISPTRIISTSDYPAHYHAWREQGIKLALSPVALSQNPLLAGIKHLNRLEQVMVRLHLDQTDAQEALVVDTAGMLVECCAANLFWRKGEKVFTPDLSLSGVSGVMRNHIIALLEQSGQFSVSVVSEPPQTLSDADEVIICNALMPFMPVRQVEDWHFTSSTLNDFLHQVC
- the fabF gene encoding beta-ketoacyl-ACP synthase II, giving the protein MSKRRVVVTGLGMLSPVGNTVESTWNALLAGQSGISLIDHFDTSAFATRFAGLVKDFNCEEYISRKDARKMDAFIQYGIAAGIQAMQDSGLEVTAENAPRIGAAIGSGIGGLGLIEENHTSLVNGGPRKISPFFVPSTIVNMIAGHLSIMFGLRGPSISIATACTSGVHNIGHAARIIAYDDADVMLAGGAEKASTPLGVGGFGAARALSTRNDNPQAASRPWDKERDGFVLGDGAGIMVLEEYEHAKKRGAKIYAEIVGFGMSSDAFHMTSPPEDGAGAALAMENALRDAGIAASKIGYINAHGTSTAAGDKAEAQAVKSVFGADAQRVLVSSTKSMTGHLLGAAGAVESIFTLLALRDQAVPPTINLDNPDEGCDLDFVPHEARQVSNMEYTLCNSFGFGGTNGSLVFRKV
- the acpP gene encoding acyl carrier protein, with amino-acid sequence MSTIEERVKKIIVEQLGVKQEEVVNAASFVDDLGADSLDTVELVMALEEEFDTEIPDEEAEKITTVQAAIDFINASQQ